From one Pontibacillus sp. HMF3514 genomic stretch:
- a CDS encoding YwgA family protein, which translates to MLTDHAKLVTFFSECEEVIGRKKLQKMIYILKKCGYPFEERYQFHFYGPYSEELTLRVEELCNLGFLQETWEKKSGYHQYRYELTGDGEEFLEHYNLELPPMKELIEQMNGYSSRFLELVSTMMYFDTFPKEEMLEKVKTVKSSLNYTDEEIKEASEFIEKIKH; encoded by the coding sequence TTGTTGACGGATCATGCCAAGTTGGTAACGTTCTTTTCAGAATGTGAAGAGGTTATTGGACGTAAAAAGCTTCAAAAGATGATATATATCCTTAAAAAATGTGGATATCCTTTTGAAGAACGCTATCAATTTCATTTCTATGGACCTTATTCAGAAGAACTGACGCTTAGAGTTGAAGAGTTGTGTAATTTAGGTTTTTTACAGGAAACTTGGGAGAAAAAGAGTGGCTATCATCAATACCGTTATGAACTTACAGGTGATGGAGAAGAGTTTCTAGAGCATTACAATTTAGAGTTGCCTCCTATGAAAGAGCTTATTGAACAAATGAATGGGTATAGTTCTCGTTTTCTAGAACTTGTATCGACTATGATGTATTTTGATACGTTTCCGAAAGAGGAAATGCTAGAAAAAGTGAAGACCGTAAAAAGTAGCTTAAATTATACGGATGAAGAAATAAAAGAAGCTTCGGAGTTTATAGAGAAAATAAAACACTAA
- a CDS encoding DUF423 domain-containing protein: MKLFLLLGIINGFLAVALGAFGAHGLEGKISEKALATWEKAVNYQMFHTMALLIVGVLMGRMTGGNIATSGWFFFVGILLFSGSLYIYSISGIKTFAMITPLGGVSFLIGWVILGYAVMKFL; the protein is encoded by the coding sequence ATGAAATTGTTTTTACTACTTGGTATTATTAATGGTTTTCTAGCAGTAGCTTTAGGAGCATTTGGAGCTCATGGACTAGAAGGAAAGATATCCGAAAAGGCCTTGGCAACATGGGAGAAGGCAGTGAATTATCAAATGTTCCATACGATGGCCCTTTTAATTGTTGGGGTATTAATGGGAAGAATGACTGGTGGTAATATTGCAACATCTGGTTGGTTCTTCTTTGTGGGTATTTTACTGTTTTCAGGTAGTCTGTATATTTATAGTATCTCAGGAATTAAAACCTTTGCCATGATTACTCCATTAGGAGGCGTGTCCTTTTTAATTGGTTGGGTAATCCTTGGTTATGCAGTGATGAAGTTTCTCTAG
- a CDS encoding transglycosylase domain-containing protein: MEQNLPRRNFKKIFWKWFGLPTVTLMGLLVLSISSLLLYCYILGAPSLQHQENTVFYSKSQEVMAVEHGLENRYWISLDEMTPEFIQATLQTEDRRFYKHFGFDMKRIVAAALHDIRAMSKVQGASTITQQYARNLYLSHEKTWARKVKEAIYALRLEMFYDKEKILEGYLNTIYYGHGAYGIEAASRYYFHKNADELTLSEAALLAAVPKGPSYYSPYLHFDNAKRRQELILSNMHKGSKISDQELLEAKQEPIKLASNPSRSKKDIAPYFQDLVMKEAMKKINMDAEQIKSGGLHIYTTLDISKQQKLERTIRETMDGASDMQIGAMSMNPKTGAVLSMVGGRDYEESPFNRAVQAKRMPGSTFKPFLYYAALESGYTPATTLMSRPTYFELEDGSVYEPSNYNGYYAYEPITLAQAIALSDNVYAVKTNVFLGEETLVETAKRMGIESSLPAVPSLALGTASVSVKEMVSAYSMIANGGKEVESYTVEKITDAHGHVLYEKEHNKKKQVIDPSLAFVLTHLMTGMFDESLNDYMRVTGSSIASDLTRTYAGKSGTTRTDSWMIGYSPKVTTGIWTGYDQNKPIEKMKEHQYAKDIWAEYMEGVHGKQAFEAFKPSDGVVGVYIDPNSGHLATPYCPNQRLAYFVEGTEPEQYCDVHIPDGTEGYENVEKKDKKKSMSDILDWLF; the protein is encoded by the coding sequence ATGGAGCAAAATCTACCGCGTCGCAATTTTAAAAAAATATTTTGGAAATGGTTTGGCCTACCAACAGTTACGCTCATGGGACTGTTGGTCTTAAGTATTTCTTCCCTTCTTTTATATTGCTACATCCTTGGAGCTCCTTCCCTACAACATCAAGAAAATACGGTGTTCTATAGTAAATCTCAAGAGGTCATGGCTGTAGAGCATGGATTGGAAAATCGTTATTGGATCTCACTCGACGAAATGACTCCCGAATTTATTCAAGCTACGTTGCAAACGGAAGATCGCCGTTTCTATAAGCATTTTGGCTTTGATATGAAACGAATTGTTGCTGCTGCCCTTCACGATATAAGAGCGATGTCTAAGGTTCAAGGTGCAAGCACAATTACTCAACAGTATGCTCGAAATCTATACTTATCGCATGAAAAAACTTGGGCACGTAAAGTGAAAGAAGCCATATATGCGCTACGTCTTGAAATGTTTTATGATAAAGAGAAAATTTTAGAGGGCTATCTTAACACCATTTATTATGGTCATGGTGCGTATGGCATTGAGGCAGCAAGTCGGTATTACTTCCATAAAAACGCAGATGAATTAACTTTATCTGAAGCTGCTTTATTGGCTGCAGTGCCGAAAGGTCCTTCCTATTACTCGCCATATTTACATTTCGATAATGCCAAGCGTCGTCAGGAGCTTATTCTTTCCAACATGCACAAAGGAAGCAAGATTTCAGATCAAGAGCTTTTAGAGGCTAAACAAGAACCTATCAAACTTGCTTCAAATCCATCAAGGTCAAAGAAAGATATAGCTCCTTATTTTCAGGATCTCGTTATGAAAGAAGCTATGAAAAAGATTAATATGGATGCGGAACAAATTAAATCAGGTGGTCTCCATATTTACACGACATTGGATATCTCTAAACAACAAAAGCTAGAACGTACCATTCGTGAGACCATGGATGGTGCTTCGGACATGCAAATTGGAGCCATGAGTATGAATCCGAAAACAGGCGCAGTTTTATCAATGGTTGGAGGGAGAGATTATGAGGAAAGTCCATTCAACCGTGCTGTTCAAGCGAAACGCATGCCAGGATCCACTTTTAAACCATTTTTGTATTATGCAGCCCTTGAAAGTGGGTACACACCTGCAACAACTCTTATGAGCCGCCCGACGTATTTTGAACTTGAAGACGGATCGGTTTATGAGCCGAGTAACTATAATGGTTACTACGCATACGAACCCATCACACTCGCTCAAGCTATTGCTTTATCAGATAATGTGTATGCTGTTAAGACGAATGTTTTCCTAGGGGAAGAAACATTAGTGGAGACTGCAAAACGCATGGGGATTGAAAGCTCGTTACCTGCAGTCCCCTCTCTTGCTTTAGGTACTGCTTCAGTGTCAGTTAAAGAAATGGTTAGTGCCTATAGTATGATTGCTAACGGAGGGAAAGAAGTAGAATCCTATACAGTAGAAAAGATCACAGACGCACATGGGCATGTGTTATATGAAAAAGAACATAATAAGAAGAAACAAGTGATTGATCCATCTCTCGCTTTTGTTCTAACCCATTTGATGACAGGAATGTTTGATGAATCATTAAATGATTATATGCGTGTAACAGGATCTAGCATTGCTAGTGATCTAACAAGAACGTACGCCGGCAAATCTGGGACAACTCGTACGGATAGTTGGATGATCGGATACAGTCCTAAAGTAACAACCGGAATCTGGACAGGGTATGATCAAAATAAACCGATTGAAAAGATGAAAGAGCATCAATACGCTAAAGATATATGGGCGGAGTATATGGAAGGCGTACATGGGAAGCAGGCTTTTGAAGCGTTCAAACCTTCCGATGGTGTTGTAGGCGTATATATCGATCCAAATAGTGGTCACCTTGCTACACCATACTGTCCTAATCAACGACTCGCCTATTTTGTAGAAGGGACAGAACCTGAACAATATTGCGATGTACACATCCCTGATGGTACTGAAGGTTATGAGAATGTGGAAAAGAAAGATAAGAAAAAATCTATGAGTGATATATTGGATTGGCTGTTTTAA
- the pta gene encoding phosphate acetyltransferase has translation MSNLFDSLRDKLSGSDKHVVLPEGKDDRILEAASKLGEEGIVTPVLVGNKDEVKQKASELSLNIEKSDIVDPANYEDFDAMVQSFVERRKGKVTEEKAREILLDENYFGTMLVYMGKADGLVSGAAHSTADTVRPALQIIKTKPGIKKTSGIFIMVRDDEKYAFADCAINISPDSQDLAEIAGASAETAKLFDIDPRVAMLSFSTKGSAHSPETEKVTEAVNIAKEQNPELTVDGEFQFDAAFVPSVAEKKAPNSLIQGDANVFVFPSLEAGNIGYKIAQRLGGFDAVGPVLQGLNAPVNDLSRGCSADDVYKLSLITAAQSL, from the coding sequence ATGAGTAATCTATTCGATTCTTTAAGAGATAAATTATCTGGTTCCGATAAGCATGTCGTGCTTCCAGAAGGGAAAGATGATCGTATTTTAGAAGCGGCAAGTAAATTAGGTGAAGAGGGAATTGTTACACCTGTACTAGTCGGGAATAAAGATGAAGTGAAACAGAAAGCATCTGAATTAAGCTTGAATATTGAAAAAAGTGACATTGTAGATCCGGCGAATTATGAAGATTTTGATGCGATGGTCCAAAGCTTTGTTGAACGTCGTAAAGGTAAAGTAACTGAAGAAAAAGCGCGTGAGATCTTACTAGATGAAAACTACTTCGGTACAATGCTTGTGTATATGGGCAAAGCTGATGGTCTTGTAAGCGGCGCTGCGCATTCTACAGCAGATACTGTACGTCCAGCGCTACAAATCATTAAAACAAAGCCTGGCATTAAGAAAACATCAGGCATTTTTATCATGGTGCGTGATGACGAGAAATACGCTTTTGCAGATTGTGCGATTAACATTTCTCCTGACAGTCAAGACCTTGCTGAAATTGCAGGTGCTAGTGCAGAAACAGCGAAGCTTTTCGATATCGACCCAAGAGTTGCTATGCTAAGCTTCTCAACGAAAGGTTCTGCTCACTCGCCAGAAACAGAAAAAGTGACAGAAGCAGTAAATATTGCAAAAGAACAGAATCCAGAACTTACGGTTGATGGTGAGTTCCAATTCGATGCAGCATTTGTCCCATCTGTTGCTGAGAAAAAAGCTCCTAATTCTCTAATTCAGGGCGATGCAAACGTATTTGTATTCCCAAGCCTTGAAGCGGGAAACATTGGCTATAAAATTGCTCAACGCCTAGGTGGTTTTGATGCAGTAGGTCCAGTTCTACAAGGACTTAACGCACCAGTCAACGACCTATCCCGTGGTTGCAGCGCAGATGATGTTTACAAACTTTCCTTAATCACTGCAGCGCAGTCTTTGTAA
- the gerQ gene encoding spore coat protein GerQ, with the protein MSNSKQGGSYGYGQGGYPMYPQQGQGTGQPMMYPYQMGQQMPQQQMPQQQGGQQSGLQVPPMQSAQSPGYTDFPGMLPEEESYIENILRLNKGKQATIYMTFENNDEWNAKVFKGIIEAAGRDHIIISDPDTGMRYLLLMVYLDYITFPEEINYAYPYGGNTTNITNGNQR; encoded by the coding sequence ATGAGTAATTCAAAACAAGGGGGATCGTACGGGTACGGTCAAGGAGGTTATCCAATGTACCCTCAGCAAGGTCAAGGAACAGGTCAACCAATGATGTATCCTTACCAAATGGGACAACAGATGCCTCAACAGCAGATGCCACAGCAACAAGGTGGTCAGCAAAGCGGTTTACAAGTACCTCCCATGCAAAGCGCACAAAGTCCGGGGTACACAGACTTCCCTGGCATGTTGCCTGAAGAAGAATCATACATTGAAAACATTTTACGCCTGAATAAAGGCAAACAAGCGACCATTTATATGACATTTGAAAACAATGATGAATGGAACGCCAAAGTTTTCAAAGGTATCATTGAAGCTGCCGGTCGTGACCACATCATTATCAGCGATCCTGACACAGGAATGCGCTACTTGTTATTAATGGTTTACCTTGATTACATTACATTCCCAGAAGAGATCAATTACGCTTATCCATACGGAGGCAACACAACGAATATAACGAATGGTAACCAGCGTTAG
- the hemQ gene encoding hydrogen peroxide-dependent heme synthase, whose product MPEAVETLDGWYCLHDLRSINWTAWKKATSDERESAIYEFNQLLEKWNQTEKNKEGSHALYTIVGQKADLIMMILRPTMDELNEIETEFNKTKLAEFTVPTYSYVSVVELSTYMARGKDPETDPELQARLKPILPKWEYICFYPMDKRREGNDNWYMLPMEERGKLMYSHGMIGRKYAGKVRQIITGSVGFDDWEWGVTLFAHDVLQFKKLVYEMRFDEVSARYGEFGSFYVGNRLKEEEIPQFLHV is encoded by the coding sequence ATGCCAGAAGCAGTAGAAACGTTAGATGGCTGGTATTGCCTCCACGACTTACGCTCAATTAACTGGACAGCTTGGAAAAAAGCGACAAGTGATGAACGTGAGTCAGCCATCTATGAATTTAACCAACTTTTAGAAAAGTGGAATCAAACTGAGAAAAATAAAGAAGGTAGCCATGCCTTATATACAATCGTCGGTCAGAAAGCCGATCTGATTATGATGATTTTACGTCCAACGATGGATGAACTAAATGAAATTGAAACGGAGTTCAATAAAACAAAGCTTGCTGAATTTACAGTTCCTACTTACTCTTATGTATCTGTTGTGGAGCTCTCCACTTATATGGCAAGAGGAAAAGATCCCGAGACAGATCCAGAACTTCAAGCTCGCTTGAAACCCATCCTGCCAAAATGGGAATACATTTGCTTCTATCCAATGGACAAGCGTCGTGAAGGAAACGACAATTGGTACATGCTCCCTATGGAAGAACGCGGGAAACTTATGTATTCTCACGGCATGATCGGTCGTAAGTATGCTGGGAAGGTTCGTCAGATTATCACAGGATCTGTTGGCTTTGATGATTGGGAATGGGGCGTAACTCTATTCGCTCACGACGTACTTCAATTCAAAAAGCTTGTATATGAAATGCGTTTTGATGAAGTAAGTGCACGTTATGGCGAATTCGGATCTTTCTATGTTGGTAATCGACTTAAAGAAGAAGAAATTCCTCAATTTCTTCATGTATAG
- a CDS encoding HD domain-containing protein yields MAYKDEKLNEEKVFKDPVHRYIHVRDRVIWDLIGTPEFQRLRRVKQLGTSYLTFHGAEHSRFNHSLGVYEIVRRIIENFKDRPHWDDEERLLCLSAALLHDLGHGPFSHSFEKVFKLDHEDFTRKIILGNTSVNHVLSRVDKGFPQKVADVINKTYENKLVVSLISSQIDADRMDYLQRDAYFTGVSYGHFDMERILRVMRPMEDQVVVKESGMHAVEDYIMSRYQMYWQVYFHPVTRSAEVILTKILHRAKELYESNYTFSLEPVHFRSFFSGEVDLDDYLKLDESITMYYFQIWKEEEDPILRDLCNRFVDRHLFKYVEFNPNQQMSEWMELHQLFQKAGIDPDYYLVVDSSSDLPYDFYRPGEDGERLPIHLLMPNGELKELSRQSDIVEAISGKKRTDHKLYFPRDLVEGLSNRSKTKKRILEILYG; encoded by the coding sequence ATGGCTTATAAAGACGAAAAGTTAAATGAAGAGAAGGTATTCAAAGATCCTGTTCACAGGTACATCCATGTTCGGGATCGGGTGATTTGGGACTTAATAGGTACACCAGAATTCCAGCGTTTAAGGCGTGTCAAACAGCTAGGGACTTCTTATTTAACCTTTCACGGAGCAGAACATAGTCGTTTTAATCATTCCTTAGGTGTATATGAAATTGTTCGACGTATTATTGAGAATTTCAAGGATCGGCCACATTGGGATGATGAAGAGCGTCTTTTATGCTTAAGTGCAGCTTTATTACATGATTTAGGACATGGTCCATTCTCGCATTCATTTGAGAAAGTCTTTAAGTTAGATCATGAAGATTTTACCCGAAAAATCATTTTAGGGAATACAAGTGTAAATCATGTTCTGAGTCGAGTTGATAAAGGCTTTCCGCAAAAGGTTGCGGATGTGATTAACAAAACGTATGAGAATAAGCTAGTCGTAAGTTTGATTTCAAGCCAAATTGATGCAGACCGAATGGATTACCTGCAGCGCGATGCTTATTTCACAGGTGTTAGTTATGGTCATTTTGATATGGAGCGTATTCTTCGAGTCATGCGGCCTATGGAAGATCAAGTGGTCGTAAAAGAAAGTGGTATGCATGCCGTAGAAGATTACATCATGAGTCGCTATCAAATGTATTGGCAAGTTTATTTTCATCCTGTGACTCGCAGTGCAGAAGTGATTTTGACGAAGATTTTACATAGAGCAAAAGAGCTTTATGAAAGCAATTATACCTTTTCACTAGAGCCTGTTCACTTTCGTTCTTTCTTCTCAGGTGAAGTCGACTTAGATGATTATTTGAAGTTAGATGAATCAATTACCATGTATTATTTTCAAATATGGAAAGAGGAAGAGGATCCGATCTTAAGAGATTTATGTAATCGGTTTGTGGATCGTCATTTATTTAAGTATGTAGAATTTAATCCAAACCAACAAATGAGCGAGTGGATGGAACTTCATCAACTTTTCCAAAAAGCAGGTATTGATCCTGATTATTATCTTGTAGTAGACTCCTCGTCGGACTTACCTTATGACTTTTATCGACCAGGAGAAGATGGAGAACGTTTACCCATTCATTTGTTAATGCCAAATGGAGAGTTAAAAGAGCTCTCAAGACAATCGGATATTGTCGAAGCGATATCAGGGAAAAAGCGAACAGATCATAAATTATATTTTCCACGTGATTTAGTGGAAGGGTTATCGAACCGAAGTAAGACAAAGAAGCGCATTTTGGAAATTTTGTACGGATAG
- a CDS encoding lipoate--protein ligase family protein: MQDLHDLLQPNTYRFIDQSELGPTFSAMQSFATDDALSMSVGQGSSPTVARLWVHHKTVVLGIPDAKLPHIDEGLQYLYDQGYKAIVRNSGGLAVVLDQGVLNLSFVFPDSKEVDIHEGYDAMVQFIQRLFQEEGYPIEAFEITGSYCPGTYDLSINGKKFAGISQRRVKNGSAVQIYLCVEGSGSERAALIEQFYERAIQGEETRFTYPVIKPETMASLSELFQKELTVQDVRNRILFLLNKLSNRIITDPLNDEEMEWFEKRFDQMIQRNEKAL, from the coding sequence ATGCAAGACTTACATGATTTACTTCAACCTAATACTTATAGATTTATCGACCAGAGTGAATTAGGACCGACCTTTTCTGCAATGCAGTCCTTCGCAACAGATGACGCCTTATCGATGTCGGTTGGACAAGGTTCATCACCTACTGTCGCACGTTTGTGGGTTCATCATAAAACTGTTGTTTTAGGAATTCCTGATGCTAAGCTTCCCCATATAGATGAGGGGTTACAGTACCTTTATGACCAAGGATATAAAGCTATTGTACGTAACTCAGGTGGTTTAGCTGTCGTTCTGGATCAGGGAGTTTTGAATTTATCTTTTGTTTTTCCTGATTCAAAGGAAGTGGATATCCATGAAGGGTACGACGCAATGGTGCAATTTATCCAACGCTTATTTCAGGAGGAAGGTTACCCCATTGAGGCGTTCGAAATTACTGGATCGTATTGTCCTGGAACATATGATCTGAGTATAAATGGGAAGAAATTTGCGGGTATTTCACAGCGACGTGTGAAGAATGGATCTGCTGTTCAAATCTATTTATGTGTTGAAGGTAGTGGATCTGAACGAGCGGCTCTTATTGAACAGTTTTATGAAAGAGCGATTCAAGGTGAAGAGACGCGGTTCACTTATCCTGTAATAAAACCTGAAACCATGGCTTCGCTTTCTGAGTTATTTCAAAAAGAACTTACTGTCCAAGATGTGCGAAATCGCATTTTGTTTTTATTAAATAAATTAAGCAATCGAATTATTACTGATCCTCTGAATGATGAGGAGATGGAATGGTTTGAAAAACGTTTTGACCAAATGATTCAGCGGAATGAAAAAGCACTTTAG
- a CDS encoding YwhD family protein, which translates to MKSFDQFSNENEKSDKKKNQFTILKDDSTDGHGGYGVGAISLENVSPVMVDPNEGEAYVDMGALHARSKLEKRIKFKPDRENAPNGKLFWIVWVTVDHKPEGAFYTGVTGCEMVIDHEIRRGYKSLPEHVNNMDKSLKGKIIVDHMDDESKKILKNFLQEHSKEMWDNSSNELKEALANHD; encoded by the coding sequence ATGAAATCTTTTGATCAGTTCTCAAACGAAAATGAAAAATCAGATAAAAAGAAGAATCAATTTACCATCCTGAAAGATGATTCTACCGATGGTCATGGTGGCTATGGTGTCGGAGCTATCTCTTTAGAAAACGTATCCCCTGTTATGGTGGATCCAAATGAAGGTGAAGCATACGTAGATATGGGTGCCTTGCATGCAAGAAGTAAACTTGAAAAGCGTATTAAGTTTAAGCCAGACCGTGAAAATGCTCCTAACGGTAAATTGTTCTGGATTGTTTGGGTTACAGTTGACCACAAACCAGAAGGTGCTTTTTATACTGGAGTAACAGGGTGTGAAATGGTGATTGACCATGAGATACGTCGCGGTTATAAATCACTCCCTGAGCATGTAAACAATATGGATAAATCACTTAAAGGGAAAATTATTGTGGATCACATGGATGACGAGTCGAAAAAAATATTGAAGAACTTCTTGCAAGAGCACAGTAAAGAAATGTGGGACAATTCCTCTAATGAATTGAAGGAAGCCCTAGCGAATCACGACTAA
- the speE gene encoding polyamine aminopropyltransferase, translating into MGLWFTEKQTDNFGITAKIKRTHHTEKTDFQQLDMLETEEWGNMLTLDGMVMTTQKDEFVYHEMMAHVPLFTHPNPEHVLVVGGGDGGVIREVLKHPEVKQATLVEIDGKVIEYSKKFLPEIAGDLEDARVEVKVDDGFMHIAQSEAAYDVIMVDSTEPVGPAVNLFTKGFYAGISNALKEDGILVAQTDNPWFKADLIQQVYQDVKEIFPITRLYTANIPTYPSGLWTFTMGSKTQDPLEVPESRFHEIETKYYTKELHKASFVLPKFVKDLTE; encoded by the coding sequence ATGGGGCTTTGGTTCACAGAAAAACAAACAGATAACTTCGGCATTACTGCGAAGATTAAACGTACGCACCATACTGAAAAAACGGATTTTCAACAGCTTGATATGTTAGAAACAGAAGAATGGGGGAACATGCTGACACTAGATGGCATGGTCATGACCACGCAGAAAGATGAATTTGTTTATCACGAAATGATGGCTCATGTTCCGTTATTTACACATCCAAACCCAGAGCATGTTTTAGTCGTTGGTGGTGGTGATGGTGGCGTTATTCGCGAGGTGTTAAAACACCCTGAAGTTAAACAGGCTACACTTGTTGAAATTGACGGTAAAGTGATTGAGTATTCAAAGAAGTTCCTTCCTGAGATCGCTGGTGATTTAGAGGATGCACGTGTTGAAGTGAAGGTGGATGACGGATTTATGCACATCGCTCAGAGTGAAGCGGCATATGACGTGATTATGGTTGATTCCACAGAGCCAGTAGGACCAGCTGTAAATTTATTTACAAAAGGATTTTATGCTGGAATCTCGAATGCATTAAAAGAAGACGGGATTTTGGTAGCTCAAACTGATAATCCATGGTTTAAAGCAGACCTTATTCAACAAGTGTATCAGGACGTGAAAGAGATCTTCCCAATAACGCGCTTATACACGGCGAACATTCCGACTTACCCAAGTGGTCTATGGACATTCACGATGGGAAGTAAAACACAAGATCCGTTAGAAGTTCCTGAAAGTCGCTTTCACGAGATCGAAACGAAATACTATACAAAAGAATTGCATAAGGCATCTTTTGTGTTACCGAAGTTTGTAAAAGATCTAACAGAATAG
- a CDS encoding ABC transporter permease subunit — protein sequence MRVVKLFIYYILGLIGIMLVSVAPSSMGRGGMLEIVPLFQELMLFIENLFKAETWIYQLESYRENIITFLWDPYMYSMKILLGAIIIGFFIAFVLAIITLYLPKLVVAFIQRIMNIFEAIPDLMFAFMIQLLIVYIYKQTGILVMEFTTFDEKIVALPMFVLAVLPTVSFYKIVLMYFEEEKREQYVEFAKSKGVKFSGVIFKHIIRNMAPNALFHSKIIIWAALSSLFVVEWIFNIQGIMYYIYAGFRPMVIAMALFYVFTPFFFIFSIAEMFTNQRIEGAGVVKKRKGGMKEKVKGMISALEYALHPLVHSKLEIHKWGKGTANSLIPYFKNMKFLIGFLFLLGLVLMSFYQSYVVEDTVSQLRYTYNEDGTLKGGPPHPPSEEQPFGSDRLGFSIFDQILVGAKYTIIFATIIALLRIVIGAVIAIPYAFLIKGKFKRFIDKVVDSMHFIPLTVIAYLLLYPVLWKGPNGWGYSEVERIAYQIVLLTVLVVPLIAVLVGNEVKMLFQKEYMISARTMGGDWLHIVKTHIMPHMAPRLGVLFGQQFIQVLLIFVHLGLFKLYFGGTQVFYGPIKTPPTSATYEWSGLVSGMKNEMMTTKWWIVYPVFIAFVLSIIAMQIMLQGMKEVQQYRIGVGIPNMKKFRRKKREKPEQKQSSKQEAFTFVHGGNTSQHL from the coding sequence ATGAGAGTGGTCAAGTTATTCATTTACTACATACTAGGTTTAATAGGGATTATGTTAGTTAGTGTTGCGCCATCATCTATGGGAAGGGGAGGTATGTTGGAAATAGTTCCTCTTTTTCAGGAGCTTATGCTTTTCATAGAAAATTTATTTAAGGCTGAAACATGGATATATCAGCTTGAAAGCTATAGGGAGAACATTATTACATTCCTTTGGGATCCGTACATGTATTCCATGAAAATTTTATTAGGTGCTATTATCATCGGGTTCTTTATTGCATTTGTATTGGCGATCATCACGCTATATTTACCTAAGCTAGTTGTAGCATTTATTCAAAGAATTATGAACATCTTTGAAGCAATTCCTGATTTAATGTTTGCCTTTATGATTCAGCTGCTGATTGTGTATATCTATAAGCAGACTGGCATATTGGTGATGGAGTTCACCACTTTTGATGAAAAAATCGTTGCATTACCGATGTTTGTACTTGCCGTTCTTCCAACAGTTTCATTTTATAAAATCGTACTGATGTATTTTGAAGAGGAAAAACGGGAGCAATATGTAGAGTTTGCTAAAAGTAAGGGTGTCAAATTTTCTGGAGTCATATTCAAGCATATTATCCGTAACATGGCGCCTAACGCTTTATTCCATTCTAAAATTATCATTTGGGCAGCGTTATCCTCTTTGTTTGTGGTTGAGTGGATCTTTAATATACAAGGAATCATGTATTACATTTACGCAGGTTTTCGACCGATGGTTATTGCAATGGCGTTATTTTATGTGTTTACCCCGTTTTTCTTTATCTTCTCTATTGCAGAGATGTTCACAAACCAAAGGATTGAAGGTGCGGGGGTTGTGAAGAAGAGAAAAGGCGGTATGAAAGAAAAGGTTAAGGGGATGATTTCTGCTCTTGAATATGCTCTTCATCCACTAGTTCATTCGAAGCTTGAAATTCACAAATGGGGAAAGGGTACTGCTAATTCTTTAATACCTTATTTTAAAAATATGAAGTTCTTAATCGGATTCTTGTTCCTATTAGGTTTGGTCTTAATGAGTTTTTATCAATCATATGTTGTGGAAGACACTGTGTCACAATTGCGTTACACCTATAATGAGGATGGGACATTAAAAGGTGGGCCTCCGCATCCACCTTCAGAAGAACAACCTTTTGGTTCAGATCGCCTTGGTTTCAGCATTTTTGATCAAATTCTAGTTGGTGCTAAGTACACAATTATATTTGCCACAATTATTGCATTGCTCAGGATTGTAATAGGAGCTGTTATTGCTATTCCATATGCTTTCTTGATTAAGGGAAAATTCAAACGTTTCATCGATAAAGTAGTCGACAGTATGCACTTTATACCTTTAACTGTAATTGCATACCTACTTCTATATCCTGTTTTGTGGAAAGGACCAAATGGCTGGGGGTACTCAGAAGTTGAACGAATAGCCTATCAAATTGTGTTGCTAACTGTTTTAGTTGTCCCTCTTATTGCAGTATTAGTGGGGAATGAAGTGAAGATGTTGTTCCAAAAGGAGTACATGATTAGTGCCCGGACAATGGGAGGGGATTGGTTGCACATTGTCAAAACGCACATCATGCCCCACATGGCTCCTAGATTAGGCGTTCTATTTGGTCAACAGTTTATCCAAGTACTTTTGATTTTTGTCCATCTTGGTTTGTTTAAGTTATACTTTGGGGGCACACAGGTATTCTATGGTCCTATCAAAACCCCGCCAACTTCCGCCACTTATGAGTGGTCAGGTTTGGTGAGTGGCATGAAGAATGAAATGATGACGACAAAATGGTGGATTGTTTACCCTGTATTTATAGCATTTGTATTGAGTATTATTGCGATGCAAATTATGCTACAAGGGATGAAGGAAGTCCAACAGTACCGTATTGGCGTTGGTATTCCAAATATGAAAAAGTTCAGACGTAAAAAACGTGAAAAACCTGAACAAAAGCAATCTTCAAAGCAAGAAGCTTTTACATTTGTCCATGGCGGTAATACGTCGCAACATTTGTGA